The following are encoded in a window of Telmatobacter sp. DSM 110680 genomic DNA:
- a CDS encoding carboxypeptidase regulatory-like domain-containing protein, whose translation MGQAVNGTLLGTVTDSSGATVPGAKVTATEAQTNAVHEAVTNESGNFSFPDLQPGTYSVNAEAKGFKRVTQEKIELLSNSSLRVDLSLMPGNVSETVVVNTAPPELQTDRADISTKIESQDVVDMPLGTNRNFQTLLNLVPGAAPAVFQHSQFFNAASSLQTEANGLPREGNLYQIEGIDDDERTGLLQIIIPPAEAIDSVDISTNNFEAELGRATGAVTNVTLKSGTNLLHGSAFEFIQNNDLNARSYFGGPLGHLSYNYFGGSVGGPILKDRLFIFGDYLRTSDHEQIGSTFTIPDSRYFTPVMGLTGCTDPAGCIDLSAAENGTKGQVYDPNSGDGRTVAQGGTPRTPYPNNQIPFSQVNPVSLAILQQTYAAALKYGTVTTKPLNNPANNYTTNLPFTKTTDSFDIKSDFKLTEKNHISGRYSFQRVITFQQAAFGKFLGGPAGGGFEGTGNQKSYSTGVNFDHVFSPTFLTEARFGVAHLGNSAQPNDYGSTDATSIGIQGVNIAGQPFTSGQAAITINGGFSSPIMGYSASVPWIRAESNIDFVNNWTKIVGNHTFKWGIDVRRIHDDLLQDQTFSPRGAFTFSDVQTSDASSPGTTVANDIASFLLDQPSQTGRDLNTFFPRYRQWWTFAFASDKWQATPKLTLDLGLRWEFYPPATPVVKGGFSNYNPANDTLVLAGLGSNPSNLGMQTRYKYFAPRTGFAYRVSPNTVVRGGFGISYTPFPDNTYAYNYPVRANNSYQPVGASGFTPAVLGDGVTVATFQAGFPAPVPVTIPSNGIIALPTSGTSLLAKQLIAQVYTYIPLTYKNPYADSWNVALQQALPYDLSFQLAYVANHGTDISGAQNINLPSYYGGGAASDPENHDANGNLTFGRTAATNEYFLGFSSNYESLQAQLTKRASHDLTFTSAFTWGKALGYISGDDGGLTFFINWRRNYAPLDFDRTLNFEQSFTYGLPFGRGHQLATSTLADAIVGGWRLSGIVSVVSGMPFTVTANGASLNTPGTTQTATLVKPFHKTGKIGASTPWFDPTSFAQPSGCTSTPCNPGLGNTGRNQFRGPGYLQDNLSIFKRFTIYRESALEVRVDAFQLSNTPQFAQPNGSGVTAASFGTITGTLGSGQGSVNGVGGGRTLQGSAKISF comes from the coding sequence TTGGGACAGGCAGTTAATGGCACTCTGCTCGGAACCGTAACGGATAGTTCAGGGGCAACCGTGCCGGGAGCGAAGGTGACGGCCACCGAAGCCCAGACAAACGCTGTGCACGAGGCTGTGACCAACGAAAGCGGTAACTTCTCTTTTCCTGATCTCCAACCTGGGACTTATTCCGTGAATGCCGAGGCGAAAGGATTTAAGCGAGTCACACAGGAAAAAATTGAACTGCTCAGCAACTCATCGTTGCGTGTCGATCTATCGCTGATGCCCGGCAACGTGTCGGAAACCGTTGTTGTGAATACGGCGCCACCGGAACTGCAGACCGATCGTGCTGACATCAGTACAAAGATTGAGTCGCAGGATGTGGTAGATATGCCTTTGGGCACGAACCGCAACTTCCAGACTCTTCTGAACCTGGTTCCCGGCGCCGCGCCGGCGGTCTTTCAACACTCACAATTCTTCAACGCGGCAAGTTCTTTGCAAACTGAGGCCAATGGCCTACCGAGAGAAGGAAATCTCTACCAGATCGAAGGCATTGATGACGATGAACGAACCGGTCTTCTGCAGATCATCATTCCGCCGGCCGAGGCCATCGACTCCGTAGATATCTCGACGAATAACTTCGAGGCCGAACTTGGGCGCGCTACTGGTGCAGTCACCAATGTAACGCTGAAGTCGGGGACAAATCTTCTTCACGGATCGGCTTTCGAATTCATCCAAAACAACGACCTGAACGCGCGCTCCTATTTTGGCGGTCCTCTCGGTCATCTGTCCTATAACTACTTTGGTGGAAGCGTTGGCGGTCCGATTCTCAAGGACCGTCTCTTCATCTTCGGCGATTATCTGCGCACGTCTGACCATGAACAGATCGGCAGCACCTTTACCATTCCCGATTCTCGCTACTTCACGCCTGTCATGGGACTAACCGGATGCACCGATCCCGCTGGTTGTATTGACTTGAGTGCAGCCGAGAATGGAACGAAGGGACAGGTCTACGATCCAAATTCCGGTGATGGAAGGACGGTGGCCCAGGGAGGAACGCCACGCACTCCCTACCCAAACAATCAGATTCCGTTCAGCCAGGTTAACCCGGTTTCACTGGCAATCCTGCAACAGACCTACGCGGCTGCGCTGAAGTACGGAACAGTGACAACCAAGCCCCTGAATAACCCGGCAAACAACTACACAACCAATCTGCCCTTCACCAAAACTACCGACAGCTTTGATATCAAGTCTGATTTCAAACTGACTGAGAAAAATCACATCAGTGGTCGCTACAGCTTTCAGCGCGTAATCACCTTCCAGCAAGCGGCTTTTGGCAAATTCCTTGGAGGCCCGGCTGGTGGAGGCTTTGAAGGGACAGGCAATCAAAAATCGTACAGCACCGGCGTGAATTTCGATCATGTATTCTCGCCGACATTCCTAACTGAAGCGCGGTTCGGAGTGGCACATCTGGGGAACAGCGCGCAGCCAAACGATTACGGGTCCACTGATGCAACCTCGATTGGAATTCAGGGCGTAAACATTGCAGGCCAACCCTTCACGAGTGGGCAGGCTGCCATCACAATCAACGGCGGCTTTTCAAGCCCGATCATGGGCTACTCCGCATCAGTGCCGTGGATTCGCGCCGAGTCAAACATCGACTTCGTCAACAACTGGACCAAGATTGTGGGCAACCACACCTTCAAATGGGGCATTGATGTGCGCCGTATTCACGACGATCTTCTGCAGGATCAAACCTTCAGCCCGCGGGGCGCGTTTACTTTCTCTGATGTGCAAACGTCTGATGCAAGCTCTCCGGGAACGACTGTGGCTAACGATATTGCCAGCTTCTTGCTTGACCAGCCCAGCCAGACCGGTCGCGACCTCAATACCTTCTTCCCACGCTACCGGCAGTGGTGGACATTTGCGTTTGCCAGCGATAAGTGGCAGGCGACACCAAAGCTCACGCTTGATCTTGGCCTTCGCTGGGAGTTCTATCCACCAGCAACACCTGTCGTCAAGGGCGGATTTTCGAACTACAATCCCGCCAATGACACACTTGTTCTCGCGGGTCTGGGCAGCAACCCCTCAAACCTTGGCATGCAAACCCGGTACAAGTATTTCGCTCCACGAACCGGATTTGCTTATCGCGTTAGCCCCAATACCGTAGTTCGCGGTGGCTTCGGCATCAGCTATACGCCGTTTCCCGATAACACCTACGCCTACAACTATCCTGTTCGCGCAAATAATAGTTATCAACCTGTTGGCGCCTCGGGCTTTACTCCGGCTGTTCTTGGAGATGGAGTAACCGTAGCAACATTTCAAGCGGGCTTCCCGGCTCCGGTTCCGGTGACGATTCCTTCCAACGGCATCATTGCTCTACCGACATCCGGCACCAGCCTTCTGGCGAAGCAACTCATCGCGCAGGTCTACACGTACATTCCGCTCACTTACAAGAATCCGTACGCCGACTCATGGAATGTCGCCCTGCAGCAGGCTTTGCCATACGATCTTTCCTTCCAACTCGCTTACGTCGCGAATCATGGAACGGATATTTCTGGCGCTCAGAACATCAACTTGCCCAGCTACTATGGCGGAGGTGCTGCATCTGATCCTGAAAATCACGACGCGAATGGCAACCTTACATTCGGCCGTACCGCAGCCACGAATGAGTACTTCCTTGGTTTCTCATCGAACTATGAGTCATTACAGGCCCAATTGACTAAACGCGCCTCGCATGACCTTACGTTCACCTCTGCCTTTACGTGGGGAAAGGCCCTCGGATACATCAGCGGCGACGATGGAGGCCTTACGTTTTTCATCAACTGGCGTCGCAACTACGCGCCGCTTGATTTCGATCGCACTTTGAACTTCGAGCAGAGCTTTACCTACGGGCTGCCATTTGGTCGCGGACATCAGCTTGCTACTTCGACGTTGGCTGACGCGATCGTGGGAGGCTGGCGGCTTTCAGGGATCGTGTCCGTCGTCTCCGGCATGCCATTCACCGTAACCGCCAACGGCGCATCACTGAATACGCCTGGCACAACGCAAACCGCCACGCTGGTAAAGCCCTTCCATAAGACCGGCAAGATCGGGGCCAGTACGCCATGGTTTGATCCGACGTCCTTCGCGCAACCGAGCGGTTGCACTTCGACGCCATGCAATCCTGGCCTTGGCAATACCGGAAGAAACCAGTTTCGCGGTCCCGGATATCTTCAGGATAACCTCTCCATTTTCAAACGGTTCACGATCTATCGAGAAAGCGCACTGGAAGTGCGGGTTGACGCATTCCAGCTCAGTAACACGCCGCAATTCGCGCAGCCAAACGGCAGTGGTGTAACAGCCGCCAGCTTTGGCACCATCACCGGCACTTTGGGAAGCGGGCAGGGAAGTGTGAACGGCGTCGGAGGAGGCCGTACCTTGCAAGGATCAGCCAAAATCAGCTTTTAG
- a CDS encoding maleylpyruvate isomerase N-terminal domain-containing protein, translated as MARQTSGLKPILCAPVLHRVDAKLLELLRDLSADEWDIQTVAPAWKVRDVAAHLLDTVLRKLSMVRDGCFVETPEIHEEQEVVKLVNRLNGEGVQVFRRLSSSVLIDMMEMACRQSADFHESLDPFAQATFNVSWAGEPTSLNWFDTARELTERWHHQQQIRFATSRPGIMTPEFYHPVLDCFIRGLPHALRDVDAAKGTTIQLEIEGDCGGTWLIRRVDSNWTFTGSCPSELAALVVIPQQIAWRVFTKGIDRVEALKNSRIEGESALAEHVFNLTAIVG; from the coding sequence ATGGCCAGACAGACATCAGGTTTGAAACCTATTTTGTGCGCTCCGGTGCTCCACCGCGTCGACGCAAAACTTCTAGAGCTGCTGCGCGACCTGAGTGCAGACGAATGGGATATACAGACCGTTGCTCCCGCCTGGAAGGTTCGCGATGTTGCGGCGCACCTCCTCGACACGGTTCTTCGCAAGCTTTCCATGGTTCGGGATGGATGCTTTGTCGAAACACCGGAAATCCATGAAGAGCAGGAAGTAGTCAAGCTTGTAAATCGCCTCAATGGCGAAGGCGTTCAAGTCTTTCGCCGCCTCAGTTCATCGGTTCTGATCGACATGATGGAGATGGCCTGCCGACAAAGCGCCGACTTTCATGAATCGCTGGATCCCTTCGCGCAGGCAACGTTCAACGTGAGCTGGGCCGGCGAGCCGACATCTCTAAATTGGTTCGATACCGCGCGGGAACTTACAGAACGATGGCATCACCAGCAGCAAATTCGGTTCGCTACCAGCCGACCTGGCATTATGACGCCAGAGTTTTATCATCCCGTGCTCGACTGCTTCATCCGCGGGCTTCCGCACGCCCTTCGCGATGTCGACGCCGCGAAAGGCACAACCATTCAACTTGAAATCGAAGGCGACTGCGGAGGTACGTGGCTCATTCGTCGTGTCGATTCTAACTGGACTTTCACTGGCTCTTGTCCAAGTGAACTCGCCGCGCTTGTCGTCATCCCACAGCAGATTGCGTGGCGTGTCTTCACCAAGGGCATTGATCGCGTTGAAGCACTGAAGAACTCGCGCATTGAGGGCGAAAGCGCACTGGCGGAGCACGTGTTCAACCTCACCGCGATTGTTGGCTAG
- the soxR gene encoding redox-sensitive transcriptional activator SoxR, with product MAEKSSKDLEQHPEIHRALTVGEVAARSGVTVSTLHFYEAEGLINSWRNKGNQRRYAREVLRRVSVIKVAQRTGIPLAEIRKALATLPEKRTPTAQDWGKLSARWREQLNDRIQRLMRLRDQLDGCIGCGCLSLQSCPLRNPWDRLAADGPGPRLLDPDFCNVDGAASKNTMSEPACRRRGARE from the coding sequence ATGGCGGAAAAATCTTCCAAGGATCTCGAACAGCACCCTGAAATTCATCGCGCACTTACGGTTGGCGAGGTGGCAGCGCGTAGCGGAGTAACAGTTTCTACACTGCACTTTTATGAGGCGGAGGGTCTGATCAATAGTTGGCGCAATAAGGGCAATCAACGACGCTATGCGCGTGAAGTATTGCGCAGGGTATCCGTAATCAAGGTGGCGCAACGGACAGGTATCCCACTCGCAGAAATCCGCAAAGCTCTTGCTACTTTGCCAGAGAAACGAACACCAACTGCTCAGGATTGGGGGAAACTTTCGGCGCGATGGAGGGAACAACTTAATGACCGCATACAGCGGTTGATGCGCCTCCGCGACCAGTTGGACGGATGCATTGGTTGCGGCTGTTTGTCGCTGCAAAGCTGTCCGCTTCGCAATCCTTGGGATCGTCTGGCAGCCGATGGACCAGGGCCGCGTCTGCTGGACCCGGATTTTTGTAATGTTGATGGCGCCGCTTCAAAGAACACGATGTCAGAACCTGCATGCCGCCGGAGGGGTGCGCGTGAGTGA
- a CDS encoding NAD(P)H-dependent oxidoreductase, translated as MVEEIIKIGLVFGSTRPGRFCDTVARWAAGQVCAREGFTIESIDPAAPESNSDPSILKKRVAACDAFIIITPEYNHGYPAPLKALIDSFGQEWHAKPVAFVSYGGISGGIRAVEQLRLVFAELHAVTIRDTVSFASAWEQFDSNGLLRNPERAERSMDAMLRRLHWWAVSLAHARTIWPYAKTA; from the coding sequence ATGGTGGAAGAGATAATCAAAATCGGTCTGGTGTTTGGATCAACACGTCCGGGCAGATTCTGCGACACAGTCGCTCGCTGGGCTGCGGGCCAAGTGTGTGCACGCGAGGGATTTACGATTGAAAGCATCGATCCAGCAGCACCTGAATCGAACTCTGACCCTTCTATTCTCAAGAAGCGTGTCGCCGCATGTGATGCATTCATAATCATCACGCCGGAATATAACCACGGCTATCCCGCACCTCTCAAGGCGTTGATCGATTCGTTCGGGCAGGAATGGCATGCAAAGCCAGTGGCCTTCGTTTCTTATGGCGGCATCTCAGGCGGGATCCGTGCGGTTGAGCAATTGCGCCTCGTGTTTGCGGAGCTTCACGCTGTAACTATTCGCGACACTGTCAGCTTTGCGAGTGCATGGGAGCAGTTCGACTCAAACGGGCTACTCCGCAATCCTGAACGCGCCGAGCGCTCGATGGATGCCATGCTTCGCCGTCTACACTGGTGGGCGGTGAGCCTTGCGCATGCTCGCACCATCTGGCCTTATGCGAAAACAGCTTAG
- the cyaY gene encoding iron donor protein CyaY, translated as MQDEIEFRRAAESALDALKKHLIVREEEDEAGFEVEEQGGVLNVIFEEPAVKFVITPNTPVRQIWISALSTSFKLDWEATVGAFVLPRTGEKLIPLVDRLIHENKQD; from the coding sequence ATGCAGGATGAAATCGAGTTTCGCCGCGCGGCAGAAAGCGCACTGGATGCCCTTAAGAAGCACCTTATTGTCCGGGAAGAGGAAGACGAGGCCGGCTTCGAAGTTGAAGAGCAGGGCGGAGTGCTCAACGTCATATTCGAAGAGCCCGCGGTGAAGTTCGTAATCACACCGAACACGCCGGTGCGCCAAATCTGGATCTCTGCGCTCTCGACCAGTTTCAAGCTTGACTGGGAAGCGACAGTGGGCGCCTTTGTGCTGCCACGCACGGGCGAGAAGTTGATTCCGCTGGTCGACCGGCTCATCCACGAAAACAAGCAGGACTGA
- a CDS encoding GH92 family glycosyl hydrolase, producing the protein MRVSSALPILVFLPILLVAPVLAQTPKSPYDSVDPLIGTAGGGNTFPGATLPFGMVQWSPDTNTDAWYQYGEKQLYGFSLTHVSGAGCPLYGDFAVLPTLDPLTTSPAAKFIPLAFDRRDEQAHPGYYTVTLTNGVRVELTVAERAGIAKFKFPLGVRKRFLINGGSSANSIPSPNENPRDHEAFGNHIEIKPDGSFSGWTSAGRFCGSDSNYKLYIAGKFSRPFTSNAVWQDAVILKDAKSATGKHTGAWVEFSDDTEKLERLGVVGLGTGFLELKVGISFVSEASALANMEKGIPDWNFEQVHQRAQSTWSDLLNRVAVEGGTPDQQKIFYTGVYHSFLSPNIFSDEDGQYIGFDGKVYSLAGTKQKTQYANFSDWDIYRNTVQWQALFEPERESDMMQSLVNDAEQSGWYPRWPAANDVTYVMGGDSPVALLSSAYAFGARSFDTTKALEYMVKAGTQPGMGPHNDSERPFLAEYLKAGYAPADKDRIAASRTLEYASDDFAIAQFARATGRDDEYHRFLKQSENWKSLVDPETHWIRPRNADGTWLAGFDPERSLPKRPNAPVDSDQAGFEEGNTYQYSFMVPFDYPALFAAMGGEHVAEPRLDHFFTSLRCWGKPCFNIENEPDFVTPYAYVFMGKPWKTQEVVTRIAKDTFKPTPDGIPGNDDLGATSGVYVWNALGFYPAVPGVGGLVLGTPMFDKATLQLSGGRTLAIERQGQGIYVQSVTLNGAPYASSWLPIGKIHAGTNELRFTMGVEPNTKWGTEIADRPPNFRE; encoded by the coding sequence ATGCGCGTATCTTCTGCTCTGCCTATTCTGGTATTCCTACCCATTCTGCTTGTCGCTCCAGTACTTGCTCAGACGCCGAAATCTCCATACGATTCCGTCGACCCGCTCATCGGGACGGCCGGAGGTGGCAACACTTTTCCGGGTGCGACCTTGCCATTTGGGATGGTGCAGTGGAGTCCCGACACCAACACGGATGCTTGGTATCAATACGGCGAGAAGCAGTTGTATGGCTTCAGCCTCACGCACGTCAGCGGAGCGGGATGCCCGCTCTACGGCGACTTTGCGGTCCTTCCCACGCTTGATCCACTCACGACAAGCCCAGCCGCAAAATTCATTCCGTTAGCCTTCGACCGTCGCGATGAGCAGGCGCATCCTGGCTACTACACGGTCACGTTGACGAACGGCGTGCGCGTGGAACTGACTGTGGCGGAGCGCGCGGGAATTGCGAAATTCAAGTTTCCGCTGGGAGTTCGCAAAAGATTTCTTATAAACGGGGGAAGCAGCGCAAATTCGATTCCGTCGCCAAACGAGAATCCACGCGACCATGAGGCGTTTGGGAATCACATCGAGATCAAGCCGGACGGGAGTTTCTCAGGGTGGACGAGCGCGGGTCGGTTCTGCGGGTCGGATTCGAACTACAAGTTGTATATCGCGGGAAAGTTCAGCCGACCATTCACGTCGAATGCGGTGTGGCAAGATGCTGTGATCTTGAAAGATGCGAAGAGCGCAACCGGGAAGCACACCGGAGCATGGGTTGAATTCAGTGACGACACCGAAAAACTCGAAAGACTCGGAGTGGTTGGGTTAGGGACTGGATTTCTGGAATTGAAAGTTGGGATATCGTTTGTCAGCGAAGCCAGCGCTCTTGCGAATATGGAGAAGGGAATACCCGATTGGAATTTTGAGCAGGTTCACCAACGAGCGCAATCCACTTGGAGCGACCTCCTGAATCGTGTCGCCGTCGAAGGCGGAACGCCTGATCAGCAAAAGATTTTCTATACAGGCGTCTATCACTCATTCCTCTCTCCCAACATCTTCAGCGATGAGGACGGCCAGTACATCGGCTTCGACGGCAAAGTGTACTCGTTAGCTGGGACAAAGCAAAAAACGCAATACGCGAATTTCTCAGACTGGGACATCTATCGGAACACGGTGCAGTGGCAGGCGCTGTTCGAGCCCGAGCGCGAGAGCGACATGATGCAGTCGCTGGTAAATGACGCAGAGCAGAGCGGCTGGTATCCGCGCTGGCCAGCGGCTAATGATGTCACTTACGTGATGGGCGGGGATTCTCCTGTTGCGCTTCTTTCGTCTGCCTACGCCTTTGGCGCGCGCAGTTTTGATACAACCAAAGCGCTCGAATACATGGTGAAGGCCGGAACGCAGCCCGGAATGGGGCCGCACAACGACTCCGAGCGGCCGTTCCTTGCCGAATATCTCAAGGCCGGATATGCGCCCGCGGACAAGGATCGTATCGCAGCCTCGCGCACGCTGGAGTATGCAAGCGATGATTTTGCGATTGCGCAGTTTGCGAGAGCAACCGGACGGGATGATGAGTACCATCGCTTCCTGAAGCAGTCAGAGAACTGGAAGTCGCTGGTCGATCCAGAGACACATTGGATCCGGCCGCGCAACGCAGACGGCACTTGGCTCGCAGGATTCGATCCTGAACGCTCGCTGCCCAAGAGACCCAATGCGCCCGTTGACAGCGATCAGGCGGGATTCGAGGAGGGGAATACCTACCAGTATTCGTTCATGGTCCCCTTTGATTATCCGGCGCTATTTGCAGCCATGGGAGGAGAGCACGTTGCAGAACCACGGCTCGATCACTTCTTTACCTCGCTTCGCTGCTGGGGCAAGCCATGCTTCAACATTGAGAACGAGCCAGACTTTGTAACTCCATATGCGTATGTGTTCATGGGCAAGCCGTGGAAGACCCAGGAAGTAGTGACGCGCATTGCCAAGGATACCTTCAAGCCTACACCGGACGGCATTCCCGGTAACGATGACCTGGGCGCTACTTCCGGCGTGTACGTATGGAATGCGCTCGGATTCTATCCCGCAGTGCCGGGTGTGGGCGGTCTCGTATTAGGCACACCCATGTTCGACAAGGCAACGTTGCAGCTGTCCGGCGGACGCACGCTGGCAATCGAGAGGCAAGGGCAGGGAATTTACGTTCAGAGTGTCACTTTGAACGGTGCCCCGTATGCGAGTTCATGGCTACCGATCGGCAAGATCCACGCAGGAACGAACGAACTACGCTTCACTATGGGTGTTGAGCCGAATACGAAGTGGGGCACAGAGATCGCAGACCGCCCGCCAAATTTCCGCGAGTAG
- the pstS gene encoding phosphate ABC transporter substrate-binding protein PstS → MKKTLIAVGLLVLAMGAAQAQKLTAAGATFPYPIYSKWFSEYSTAHPGVEINYASIGSGGGIAQVTKGLVDFGASDMPMTDELLSSSPVKLIHLPTVLGAVVPVFNVPGVKDIRFSPDVLADIYLGKITNWNDGRIAKDNPGAKLPDQKIIVVHRSDGSGTSFIWTDYLSKVSKDWANGPSKGSSPSWPVGVGGKGNEGVAGLVRQLPGAIGYVELIYALQNKMTFGSVKNAAGNWITASIQGVTDAAASVKQMPADYRVSITDAPGANAYPISSFTYLLIPVKGTNQANRTVIKDLLSWILKSGEGQVSALSYAPLPDALVEKELKTVYSLQ, encoded by the coding sequence GTGAAAAAGACCTTGATTGCAGTAGGTTTGTTGGTTTTAGCGATGGGCGCGGCCCAGGCGCAGAAGTTAACCGCAGCCGGTGCAACATTCCCTTATCCGATTTACTCAAAGTGGTTCAGTGAATACAGCACCGCACACCCCGGTGTCGAAATCAACTACGCCTCCATTGGTTCCGGCGGAGGAATCGCCCAAGTTACCAAGGGGCTTGTCGACTTTGGCGCATCCGATATGCCGATGACCGACGAATTGCTTTCGTCATCGCCGGTGAAGCTCATTCATCTTCCTACCGTTCTCGGAGCGGTTGTGCCGGTGTTCAATGTGCCCGGCGTGAAGGATATTCGTTTCAGCCCGGACGTGCTGGCCGACATTTATCTCGGCAAGATCACAAATTGGAATGATGGGCGGATCGCCAAGGACAATCCCGGCGCGAAACTGCCCGACCAGAAAATTATCGTTGTGCATCGTTCCGATGGGTCCGGTACCAGCTTTATTTGGACCGACTACCTCAGCAAGGTGAGCAAGGACTGGGCGAACGGTCCGAGCAAAGGCTCTTCGCCAAGTTGGCCGGTGGGCGTCGGCGGCAAGGGCAATGAAGGCGTCGCGGGCCTCGTGCGTCAGTTACCCGGTGCAATCGGATACGTTGAGTTGATTTATGCCCTGCAGAACAAGATGACCTTTGGCTCCGTCAAGAATGCCGCCGGCAACTGGATCACTGCGTCTATCCAGGGAGTGACGGATGCCGCAGCCAGCGTGAAGCAAATGCCTGCCGACTATCGCGTTTCGATCACCGATGCTCCAGGTGCAAACGCGTACCCGATATCGAGCTTCACTTATCTGCTGATCCCAGTGAAGGGTACGAATCAGGCGAATCGCACAGTGATCAAGGATCTGCTGAGCTGGATTCTCAAGTCCGGTGAAGGCCAGGTTTCGGCGCTTTCTTACGCTCCCCTGCCAGATGCTCTTGTTGAAAAAGAACTGAAGACGGTCTATTCATTGCAGTAA
- a CDS encoding ATP-binding protein, with the protein MTRKVFTKLMALFVLLLLFQTVAMELILRHMLQRSPGETLHRLGSETLWSGLIALLVALPIAAWAASSIATRLQRVVAFARRIAQGDLSARLEHGRGDELTAMEAALNQTAERLGQSFAEIESSRHELATMLDSMQEAVVAVTAEGQVRWSNIVMKRIAGTEIRAGRSLVHSVRDPELLDCVKRAQEAGEVRYGRSSSLAPGRLFEISAAPLPTGGVIAVLHDVTRIESAERSRRDFIANVSHELRTPLTSIQGYVETLVEDPHPDPATTIEFLQVILKNATRMNRLTEDLLALASVESPDYKLAMQPTRASEMVSDAIDSLGGLVVDSGVELESSGAPDALVMVDPDAMNQVFGNLIENAVKYGKSGKRIEVGARVQGADVEFYVRDFGPGIASEHIDRIFERFYRVDKARSREAGGTGLGLAIVKHIVLAHGGHIRADSELGAGTTFLFTLPQVAATPREDGHINPVVEVRNDS; encoded by the coding sequence TTGACGCGCAAAGTCTTCACAAAACTCATGGCGTTGTTCGTGCTCCTGCTGCTGTTTCAAACAGTGGCAATGGAGCTGATCCTGCGCCACATGCTGCAGCGCTCGCCGGGAGAGACACTGCACCGGCTGGGGAGTGAGACGCTTTGGTCAGGATTGATCGCGTTGCTCGTAGCGTTGCCGATCGCTGCTTGGGCGGCCAGCAGTATTGCGACTCGTTTGCAACGCGTAGTGGCATTTGCGCGGCGCATCGCGCAGGGCGATTTGAGCGCGCGCCTGGAGCACGGTCGTGGCGATGAGCTGACAGCGATGGAAGCCGCTCTCAATCAGACAGCCGAAAGGCTCGGGCAGAGTTTCGCAGAGATCGAAAGCAGCCGTCACGAGCTTGCAACGATGCTGGATTCGATGCAGGAAGCCGTGGTTGCAGTAACTGCCGAGGGCCAGGTCCGGTGGTCCAACATCGTCATGAAGCGCATTGCCGGTACTGAGATTCGCGCCGGTCGTTCCCTGGTGCATTCTGTGCGCGACCCGGAATTGTTGGACTGCGTCAAACGCGCGCAAGAGGCGGGCGAGGTACGCTACGGACGATCGAGTTCGCTGGCGCCGGGCCGTCTTTTCGAGATCAGCGCAGCACCTCTGCCGACCGGGGGCGTGATTGCTGTTCTCCACGATGTCACGCGTATTGAGTCGGCGGAGCGGTCACGGCGCGACTTTATCGCCAACGTGAGTCACGAACTCCGCACGCCTTTGACATCGATCCAGGGATATGTGGAGACACTCGTCGAAGACCCACATCCAGATCCGGCAACGACGATTGAATTTCTTCAAGTAATTCTGAAGAATGCAACCCGGATGAACAGACTGACAGAGGATCTGCTTGCCTTGGCATCTGTCGAGAGTCCTGATTACAAGCTGGCGATGCAGCCTACGCGCGCCAGTGAGATGGTAAGCGATGCGATCGATTCGCTCGGCGGCCTGGTGGTTGATTCAGGAGTGGAACTTGAGTCATCCGGAGCACCCGATGCGCTGGTGATGGTCGATCCCGACGCCATGAACCAGGTGTTCGGAAACCTGATTGAGAATGCCGTTAAATACGGCAAATCCGGCAAACGAATTGAAGTGGGAGCGCGCGTACAGGGAGCTGATGTTGAGTTTTATGTGCGGGACTTTGGTCCAGGCATTGCTTCAGAACATATTGATAGGATCTTCGAGCGGTTCTACCGCGTGGATAAAGCCCGATCGCGCGAAGCGGGAGGCACCGGGCTAGGACTAGCAATTGTGAAGCATATTGTCCTGGCGCATGGCGGACATATCCGGGCAGACAGCGAGCTGGGAGCGGGGACAACCTTCCTATTTACGCTTCCTCAGGTGGCCGCTACACCACGAGAAGATGGGCATATCAATCCCGTCGTGGAAGTACGGAATGACTCTTAA